In the genome of Geotrypetes seraphini chromosome 16, aGeoSer1.1, whole genome shotgun sequence, one region contains:
- the PALM3 gene encoding paralemmin-3 isoform X2 has protein sequence MRRDGIYTGRMWLMMDESSLYRRRLQAITEKRKVLEQIERKKRELEEKKLKLQQMKRKSLRDRWLMEGVALPSEESSESTSLLRQIQCQIQELEDTLASLQTQMNCLETQGSPLNATEDSKTDFLPVTKKDPPQIMEREDVQENGSPQLAGPSVVDQSTTDDIRTCALILTKKGIQQTESPKSSSIGKVTMNCAFSSETVSNLPPTESIGHYEHVGATKETDLPNSSAVTQTGSNSDHEPIESYSETLQLPLQEDEIKHDYPPQPPPRRTKVPGSTLAAILPPGKGLNGVTHAEHVLVIEDGADIQVESSNGHIPGITATPVPAEITGNLNSKSSSAKETHLAAQASLYHLVQLKAARQQEGAQSVSQGKISGTQKEKPLLSGPKATLKGQLFEHPEKVLAIYKENISIPEQTTDQEQISSAQQEIPVAKEMILTLQLPSLPEDTPKSQQQRVNQVPSLPEDTQPKGQEQRVTHLNQIPSLPEDTLPKGQEQRVTHLNQIPSLPEDILPTHQEQGVTYLNQVPSLPEDTLSKGQEQRVTHLNQIPSLPEDTLPTHQEQGVTYLNQAPSLPEDTLPKGKEQRVTHLNQAPSLPEDTLPKGKEQRVTHLNQAPSLPEDTLPKGKEQRVTHINQAPSFPEDTLPKGKEQRVTHINQAPSFPEDTLPKGKEQRVTHLNQAPSLPEDTLPKGKEQRVTHLNQAPSLPEDTLPKGKEQRVTHLNQIPSLPEDTLSKGQEKTVTHLNQIPSLPEDILPTYQEQGVTYLNQIPSLPEDTLSKGQEQRVTHLNQAPSLPEDTLPKGKEQRVTHINQAPSLPEDTLPKGKEQRVTHLNQAPSLPEDTLPKGKEQRVTHLNQAPSLPEDTMPKGKEQRVTHLNQIPSLPEDTLSKGQEKRVTHLNQVPSLPEDILPTYQEQGVTYLNQIPSLPEDTLSKGQEQRVTHLNQAPSLPEDTLPNGKEQRVTHLNQAPSLSEDTLPKGKEQRVTHINQAPSLPEDTLPKGKEQRVTHLNQAPSLSEDTLPKGKEQRVTHINQAPSLPEDTLPKGKEQRVTHLNQAPSLPEDTLPKGKEQRVTHLNQAPSLPEDTLPKGKEQRVTHLNQIPSLPEDTLSKGKEQRVTHINQAPSLPEDTLPKGKEQRVTHLNQAPSLPEDTLPKGKEQRVTHLNQAPSLPEDTLPKGKEQRVTHINQAPFLPEDTLPKDKGRILSTQQEIPIEKEQILTLQLPSFPERILTANSKEDLDPAFPVAEESTVGLDPEQQPLLQVAVVPKAEQLRDSQLPSLAPLKQSSTGTESYTTTSTTTALAGQDRRITDGDGTVPKRKTCHCCSIM, from the exons TCACAAAGAAGGACCCACCCCAAATAATGGAGCGGGAAGATGTACAAGAGAACGGAAGCCCACAGCTAGCAG GTCCTTCTGTGGTGGACCAAAGCACCACAGATGACATAAGGACCTGTGCCCTGATCCTGACTAAGAAAGGCATACAACAGACTGAATCTCCCAAGAGTTCTTCAATTGGAAAGGTGACCATGAACTGTGCATTCAGCTCTGAGACTGTCAGCAACCTGCCCCCTACAGAGTCAATAGGACATTATGAACATGTGGGAGCTACAAAGGAAACAGACCTGCCAAATAGTTCTGCTGTCACCCAAACTGGTTCTAACTCAGATCATGAACCAATAGAGTCATACTCAGAAACCCTTCAGCTACCCTTGCAAGAAGATGAAATAAAACATGATTACCCTCCGCAGCCTCCACCTAGACGCACAAAGGTACCAGGCAGCACCCTAGCTGCAATACTGCCTCCAGGGAAAGGGCTGAATGGAGTGACACATGCTGAGCATGTTCTGGTGATAGAGGATGGAGCAGACATTCAGGTGGAATCCTCAAATGGACATATACCAGGTATCACGGCAACCCCCGTGCCTGCTGAGATTACTGGAAACCTAAATTCAAAATCATCTTCTGCCAAAGAAACTCATCTAGCTGCACAAGCTTCACTTTATCATTTGGTGCAACTTAAAGCAGCAAGACAGCAAGAGGGGGCTCAATCTGTATCCCAAGGGAAGATATCTGGGACCCAAAAGGAGAAACCATTGCTCTCAGGGCCAAAAGCAACACTCAAAGGGCAGCTGTTCGAACATCCGGAGAAGGTATTAGCCATTTATAAGGAGAACATTTCCATCCCTGAACAAACCACAGACCAAGAGCAGATATCCTCAGCCCAGCAGGAAATTCCTGTAGCAAAAGAGATGATATTAACCCTCCAGCTCCCATCACTCCCAGAGGACACGCCCAAAAGCCAACAGCAAAGAGTAAACCAGGTCCCATCACTCCCAGAGGACACACAGCCCAAAGGCCAAGAGCAGAGAGTAACCCATCTAAACCAGATACCATCACTCCCAGAGGACACACTGCCCAAAGGCCAAGAGCAGAGAGTAACCCATCTAAATCAGATCCCATCACTTCCAGAGGATATACTGCCCACACACCAAGAGCAGGGAGTTACTTATCTAAACCAGGTCCCATCACTCCCAGAGGACACACTGTCCAAAGGCCAAGAGCAGAGAGTAACCCATCTAAACCAGATCCCATCACTCCCAGAGGACACACTGCCCACACACCAAGAGCAGGGAGTTACTTATCTAAACCAGGCTCCATCACTACCAGAGGACACACTGCCTAAAGGCAAAGAGCAGAGAGTAACCCATCTAAACCAGGCTCCATCACTTCCAGAGGACACACTGCCTAAAGGCAAAGAGCAGAGAGTAACCCATCTAAACCAGGCTCCATCACTCCCAGAGGACACACTGCCCAAAGGCAAAGAGCAGAGAGTAACTCATATAAACCAGGCTCCATCATTCCCAGAGGACACACTGCCCAAAGGCAAAGAGCAGAGAGTAACTCATATAAACCAGGCTCCATCATTCCCAGAGGACACACTGCCCAAAGGCAAAGAGCAGAGAGTAACCCATCTAAACCAGGCTCCATCACTCCCAGAGGACACACTGCCCAAAGGCAAAGAGCAGAGAGTAACCCATCTAAACCAGGCTCCATCACTCCCAGAGGACACACTGCCCAAAGGCAAAGAGCAGAGAGTAACCCATCTAAACCAGATCCCATCACTCCCAGAGGACACACTGTCCAAAGGCCAAGAGAAGACAGTAACCCATCTAAACCAGATCCCATCACTCCCAGAGGATATACTGCCCACATACCAAGAGCAAGGAGTTACTTATCTAAACCAGATCCCATCACTCCCAGAGGACACACTGTCCAAAGGCCAAGAGCAGAGAGTAACCCATCTAAACCAGGCTCCATCACTCCCAGAGGACACACTGCCCAAAGGCAAAGAGCAGAGAGTAACTCATATAAACCAGGCTCCATCACTCCCAGAGGACACACTGCCCAAAGGCAAAGAGCAGAGAGTAACCCATCTAAACCAGGCTCCATCACTCCCAGAGGACACACTGCCCAAAGGCAAAGAGCAGAGAGTAACCCATCTAAACCAGGCTCCATCACTCCCAGAGGACACAATGCCCAAAGGCAAAGAGCAGAGAGTAACCCATCTAAACCAGATCCCATCACTCCCAGAGGACACACTGTCCAAAGGCCAAGAGAAGAGAGTAACCCATCTAAACCAGGTCCCATCACTCCCAGAGGATATACTGCCTACATACCAAGAGCAAGGAGTTACTTATCTAAACCAGATCCCATCACTCCCAGAGGACACACTGTCCAAAGGCCAAGAGCAGAGAGTAACCCATCTAAACCAGGCTCCATCACTCCCAGAGGACACACTGCCCAACGGCAAAGAGCAGAGAGTAACCCATCTAAACCAGGCTCCATCACTCTCAGAGGACACACTGCCCAAAGGCAAAGAGCAGAGAGTAACTCATATAAACCAGGCTCCATCACTCCCAGAGGATACACTGCCCAAAGGCAAAGAGCAGAGAGTAACCCATCTAAACCAGGCTCCATCACTCTCAGAGGACACACTGCCCAAAGGCAAAGAGCAGAGAGTAACTCATATAAACCAGGCTCCATCACTCCCAGAGGATACACTGCCCAAAGGCAAAGAGCAGAGAGTAACCCATCTAAACCAGGCTCCATCACTCCCAGAGGACACACTGCCCAAAGGCAAAGAGCAGAGAGTAACCCATCTAAACCAGGCTCCATCACTCCCAGAGGACACACTGCCCAAAGGCAAAGAGCAGAGAGTAACCCATCTAAACCAGATCCCATCACTCCCAGAGGACACACTGTCCAAAGGCAAAGAGCAGAGAGTAACTCATATAAACCAGGCTCCATCACTCCCAGAGGATACACTGCCCAAAGGCAAAGAGCAGAGAGTAACCCATCTAAACCAGGCTCCATCACTCCCAGAGGACACACTGCCCAAAGGCAAAGAGCAGAGAGTAACCCATCTAAACCAGGCTCCATCACTCCCAGAGGACACACTGCCCAAAGGCAAAGAGCAGAGAGTAACTCATATAAACCAGGCTCCATTCCTCCCAGAGGATACACTGCCCAAAGACAAAGGGAGGATACTATCTACCCAGCAGGAAATCCCCATAGAAAAAGAGCAGATATTAACCCTTCAGCTCCCATCATTCCCAGAAAGAATATTGACTGCAAATTCCAAAGAGGACCTTGACCCAGCTTTTCCTGTTGCTGAAGAAAGCACAGTGGGGCTCGATCCAGAGCAGCAGCCCTTGTTACAAGTAGCAGTTGTGCCAAAAGCAGAGCAGCTCAGGGACAGCCAGCTgcccagcctggctcccctcaaGCAGTCAAGCACAGGGACTGAATCCTATACCACAACCTCTACAACTACAGCCCTGGCAGGTCAGGACAGGAGAATTACAGATGGAGATGGAACAGTCCCCAAGCGGAAGACATGTCACTGCTGCTCAATCATGTGA
- the PALM3 gene encoding paralemmin-3 isoform X4, with protein MMDESSLYRRRLQAITEKRKVLEQIERKKRELEEKKLKLQQMKRKSLRDRWLMEGVALPSEESSESTSLLRQIQCQIQELEDTLASLQTQMNCLETQGSPLNATEDSKTDFLPVTKKDPPQIMEREDVQENGSPQLAGPSVVDQSTTDDIRTCALILTKKGIQQTESPKSSSIGKVTMNCAFSSETVSNLPPTESIGHYEHVGATKETDLPNSSAVTQTGSNSDHEPIESYSETLQLPLQEDEIKHDYPPQPPPRRTKVPGSTLAAILPPGKGLNGVTHAEHVLVIEDGADIQVESSNGHIPGITATPVPAEITGNLNSKSSSAKETHLAAQASLYHLVQLKAARQQEGAQSVSQGKISGTQKEKPLLSGPKATLKGQLFEHPEKVLAIYKENISIPEQTTDQEQISSAQQEIPVAKEMILTLQLPSLPEDTPKSQQQRVNQVPSLPEDTQPKGQEQRVTHLNQIPSLPEDTLPKGQEQRVTHLNQIPSLPEDILPTHQEQGVTYLNQVPSLPEDTLSKGQEQRVTHLNQIPSLPEDTLPTHQEQGVTYLNQAPSLPEDTLPKGKEQRVTHLNQAPSLPEDTLPKGKEQRVTHLNQAPSLPEDTLPKGKEQRVTHINQAPSFPEDTLPKGKEQRVTHINQAPSFPEDTLPKGKEQRVTHLNQAPSLPEDTLPKGKEQRVTHLNQAPSLPEDTLPKGKEQRVTHLNQIPSLPEDTLSKGQEKTVTHLNQIPSLPEDILPTYQEQGVTYLNQIPSLPEDTLSKGQEQRVTHLNQAPSLPEDTLPKGKEQRVTHINQAPSLPEDTLPKGKEQRVTHLNQAPSLPEDTLPKGKEQRVTHLNQAPSLPEDTMPKGKEQRVTHLNQIPSLPEDTLSKGQEKRVTHLNQVPSLPEDILPTYQEQGVTYLNQIPSLPEDTLSKGQEQRVTHLNQAPSLPEDTLPNGKEQRVTHLNQAPSLSEDTLPKGKEQRVTHINQAPSLPEDTLPKGKEQRVTHLNQAPSLSEDTLPKGKEQRVTHINQAPSLPEDTLPKGKEQRVTHLNQAPSLPEDTLPKGKEQRVTHLNQAPSLPEDTLPKGKEQRVTHLNQIPSLPEDTLSKGKEQRVTHINQAPSLPEDTLPKGKEQRVTHLNQAPSLPEDTLPKGKEQRVTHLNQAPSLPEDTLPKGKEQRVTHINQAPFLPEDTLPKDKGRILSTQQEIPIEKEQILTLQLPSFPERILTANSKEDLDPAFPVAEESTVGLDPEQQPLLQVAVVPKAEQLRDSQLPSLAPLKQSSTGTESYTTTSTTTALAGQDRRITDGDGTVPKRKTCHCCSIM; from the exons TCACAAAGAAGGACCCACCCCAAATAATGGAGCGGGAAGATGTACAAGAGAACGGAAGCCCACAGCTAGCAG GTCCTTCTGTGGTGGACCAAAGCACCACAGATGACATAAGGACCTGTGCCCTGATCCTGACTAAGAAAGGCATACAACAGACTGAATCTCCCAAGAGTTCTTCAATTGGAAAGGTGACCATGAACTGTGCATTCAGCTCTGAGACTGTCAGCAACCTGCCCCCTACAGAGTCAATAGGACATTATGAACATGTGGGAGCTACAAAGGAAACAGACCTGCCAAATAGTTCTGCTGTCACCCAAACTGGTTCTAACTCAGATCATGAACCAATAGAGTCATACTCAGAAACCCTTCAGCTACCCTTGCAAGAAGATGAAATAAAACATGATTACCCTCCGCAGCCTCCACCTAGACGCACAAAGGTACCAGGCAGCACCCTAGCTGCAATACTGCCTCCAGGGAAAGGGCTGAATGGAGTGACACATGCTGAGCATGTTCTGGTGATAGAGGATGGAGCAGACATTCAGGTGGAATCCTCAAATGGACATATACCAGGTATCACGGCAACCCCCGTGCCTGCTGAGATTACTGGAAACCTAAATTCAAAATCATCTTCTGCCAAAGAAACTCATCTAGCTGCACAAGCTTCACTTTATCATTTGGTGCAACTTAAAGCAGCAAGACAGCAAGAGGGGGCTCAATCTGTATCCCAAGGGAAGATATCTGGGACCCAAAAGGAGAAACCATTGCTCTCAGGGCCAAAAGCAACACTCAAAGGGCAGCTGTTCGAACATCCGGAGAAGGTATTAGCCATTTATAAGGAGAACATTTCCATCCCTGAACAAACCACAGACCAAGAGCAGATATCCTCAGCCCAGCAGGAAATTCCTGTAGCAAAAGAGATGATATTAACCCTCCAGCTCCCATCACTCCCAGAGGACACGCCCAAAAGCCAACAGCAAAGAGTAAACCAGGTCCCATCACTCCCAGAGGACACACAGCCCAAAGGCCAAGAGCAGAGAGTAACCCATCTAAACCAGATACCATCACTCCCAGAGGACACACTGCCCAAAGGCCAAGAGCAGAGAGTAACCCATCTAAATCAGATCCCATCACTTCCAGAGGATATACTGCCCACACACCAAGAGCAGGGAGTTACTTATCTAAACCAGGTCCCATCACTCCCAGAGGACACACTGTCCAAAGGCCAAGAGCAGAGAGTAACCCATCTAAACCAGATCCCATCACTCCCAGAGGACACACTGCCCACACACCAAGAGCAGGGAGTTACTTATCTAAACCAGGCTCCATCACTACCAGAGGACACACTGCCTAAAGGCAAAGAGCAGAGAGTAACCCATCTAAACCAGGCTCCATCACTTCCAGAGGACACACTGCCTAAAGGCAAAGAGCAGAGAGTAACCCATCTAAACCAGGCTCCATCACTCCCAGAGGACACACTGCCCAAAGGCAAAGAGCAGAGAGTAACTCATATAAACCAGGCTCCATCATTCCCAGAGGACACACTGCCCAAAGGCAAAGAGCAGAGAGTAACTCATATAAACCAGGCTCCATCATTCCCAGAGGACACACTGCCCAAAGGCAAAGAGCAGAGAGTAACCCATCTAAACCAGGCTCCATCACTCCCAGAGGACACACTGCCCAAAGGCAAAGAGCAGAGAGTAACCCATCTAAACCAGGCTCCATCACTCCCAGAGGACACACTGCCCAAAGGCAAAGAGCAGAGAGTAACCCATCTAAACCAGATCCCATCACTCCCAGAGGACACACTGTCCAAAGGCCAAGAGAAGACAGTAACCCATCTAAACCAGATCCCATCACTCCCAGAGGATATACTGCCCACATACCAAGAGCAAGGAGTTACTTATCTAAACCAGATCCCATCACTCCCAGAGGACACACTGTCCAAAGGCCAAGAGCAGAGAGTAACCCATCTAAACCAGGCTCCATCACTCCCAGAGGACACACTGCCCAAAGGCAAAGAGCAGAGAGTAACTCATATAAACCAGGCTCCATCACTCCCAGAGGACACACTGCCCAAAGGCAAAGAGCAGAGAGTAACCCATCTAAACCAGGCTCCATCACTCCCAGAGGACACACTGCCCAAAGGCAAAGAGCAGAGAGTAACCCATCTAAACCAGGCTCCATCACTCCCAGAGGACACAATGCCCAAAGGCAAAGAGCAGAGAGTAACCCATCTAAACCAGATCCCATCACTCCCAGAGGACACACTGTCCAAAGGCCAAGAGAAGAGAGTAACCCATCTAAACCAGGTCCCATCACTCCCAGAGGATATACTGCCTACATACCAAGAGCAAGGAGTTACTTATCTAAACCAGATCCCATCACTCCCAGAGGACACACTGTCCAAAGGCCAAGAGCAGAGAGTAACCCATCTAAACCAGGCTCCATCACTCCCAGAGGACACACTGCCCAACGGCAAAGAGCAGAGAGTAACCCATCTAAACCAGGCTCCATCACTCTCAGAGGACACACTGCCCAAAGGCAAAGAGCAGAGAGTAACTCATATAAACCAGGCTCCATCACTCCCAGAGGATACACTGCCCAAAGGCAAAGAGCAGAGAGTAACCCATCTAAACCAGGCTCCATCACTCTCAGAGGACACACTGCCCAAAGGCAAAGAGCAGAGAGTAACTCATATAAACCAGGCTCCATCACTCCCAGAGGATACACTGCCCAAAGGCAAAGAGCAGAGAGTAACCCATCTAAACCAGGCTCCATCACTCCCAGAGGACACACTGCCCAAAGGCAAAGAGCAGAGAGTAACCCATCTAAACCAGGCTCCATCACTCCCAGAGGACACACTGCCCAAAGGCAAAGAGCAGAGAGTAACCCATCTAAACCAGATCCCATCACTCCCAGAGGACACACTGTCCAAAGGCAAAGAGCAGAGAGTAACTCATATAAACCAGGCTCCATCACTCCCAGAGGATACACTGCCCAAAGGCAAAGAGCAGAGAGTAACCCATCTAAACCAGGCTCCATCACTCCCAGAGGACACACTGCCCAAAGGCAAAGAGCAGAGAGTAACCCATCTAAACCAGGCTCCATCACTCCCAGAGGACACACTGCCCAAAGGCAAAGAGCAGAGAGTAACTCATATAAACCAGGCTCCATTCCTCCCAGAGGATACACTGCCCAAAGACAAAGGGAGGATACTATCTACCCAGCAGGAAATCCCCATAGAAAAAGAGCAGATATTAACCCTTCAGCTCCCATCATTCCCAGAAAGAATATTGACTGCAAATTCCAAAGAGGACCTTGACCCAGCTTTTCCTGTTGCTGAAGAAAGCACAGTGGGGCTCGATCCAGAGCAGCAGCCCTTGTTACAAGTAGCAGTTGTGCCAAAAGCAGAGCAGCTCAGGGACAGCCAGCTgcccagcctggctcccctcaaGCAGTCAAGCACAGGGACTGAATCCTATACCACAACCTCTACAACTACAGCCCTGGCAGGTCAGGACAGGAGAATTACAGATGGAGATGGAACAGTCCCCAAGCGGAAGACATGTCACTGCTGCTCAATCATGTGA
- the PALM3 gene encoding paralemmin-3 isoform X3: MLTELRLMMDESSLYRRRLQAITEKRKVLEQIERKKRELEEKKLKLQQMKRKSLRDRWLMEGVALPSEESSESTSLLRQIQCQIQELEDTLASLQTQMNCLETQGSPLNATEDSKTDFLPVTKKDPPQIMEREDVQENGSPQLAGPSVVDQSTTDDIRTCALILTKKGIQQTESPKSSSIGKVTMNCAFSSETVSNLPPTESIGHYEHVGATKETDLPNSSAVTQTGSNSDHEPIESYSETLQLPLQEDEIKHDYPPQPPPRRTKVPGSTLAAILPPGKGLNGVTHAEHVLVIEDGADIQVESSNGHIPGITATPVPAEITGNLNSKSSSAKETHLAAQASLYHLVQLKAARQQEGAQSVSQGKISGTQKEKPLLSGPKATLKGQLFEHPEKVLAIYKENISIPEQTTDQEQISSAQQEIPVAKEMILTLQLPSLPEDTPKSQQQRVNQVPSLPEDTQPKGQEQRVTHLNQIPSLPEDTLPKGQEQRVTHLNQIPSLPEDILPTHQEQGVTYLNQVPSLPEDTLSKGQEQRVTHLNQIPSLPEDTLPTHQEQGVTYLNQAPSLPEDTLPKGKEQRVTHLNQAPSLPEDTLPKGKEQRVTHLNQAPSLPEDTLPKGKEQRVTHINQAPSFPEDTLPKGKEQRVTHINQAPSFPEDTLPKGKEQRVTHLNQAPSLPEDTLPKGKEQRVTHLNQAPSLPEDTLPKGKEQRVTHLNQIPSLPEDTLSKGQEKTVTHLNQIPSLPEDILPTYQEQGVTYLNQIPSLPEDTLSKGQEQRVTHLNQAPSLPEDTLPKGKEQRVTHINQAPSLPEDTLPKGKEQRVTHLNQAPSLPEDTLPKGKEQRVTHLNQAPSLPEDTMPKGKEQRVTHLNQIPSLPEDTLSKGQEKRVTHLNQVPSLPEDILPTYQEQGVTYLNQIPSLPEDTLSKGQEQRVTHLNQAPSLPEDTLPNGKEQRVTHLNQAPSLSEDTLPKGKEQRVTHINQAPSLPEDTLPKGKEQRVTHLNQAPSLSEDTLPKGKEQRVTHINQAPSLPEDTLPKGKEQRVTHLNQAPSLPEDTLPKGKEQRVTHLNQAPSLPEDTLPKGKEQRVTHLNQIPSLPEDTLSKGKEQRVTHINQAPSLPEDTLPKGKEQRVTHLNQAPSLPEDTLPKGKEQRVTHLNQAPSLPEDTLPKGKEQRVTHINQAPFLPEDTLPKDKGRILSTQQEIPIEKEQILTLQLPSFPERILTANSKEDLDPAFPVAEESTVGLDPEQQPLLQVAVVPKAEQLRDSQLPSLAPLKQSSTGTESYTTTSTTTALAGQDRRITDGDGTVPKRKTCHCCSIM; encoded by the exons TCACAAAGAAGGACCCACCCCAAATAATGGAGCGGGAAGATGTACAAGAGAACGGAAGCCCACAGCTAGCAG GTCCTTCTGTGGTGGACCAAAGCACCACAGATGACATAAGGACCTGTGCCCTGATCCTGACTAAGAAAGGCATACAACAGACTGAATCTCCCAAGAGTTCTTCAATTGGAAAGGTGACCATGAACTGTGCATTCAGCTCTGAGACTGTCAGCAACCTGCCCCCTACAGAGTCAATAGGACATTATGAACATGTGGGAGCTACAAAGGAAACAGACCTGCCAAATAGTTCTGCTGTCACCCAAACTGGTTCTAACTCAGATCATGAACCAATAGAGTCATACTCAGAAACCCTTCAGCTACCCTTGCAAGAAGATGAAATAAAACATGATTACCCTCCGCAGCCTCCACCTAGACGCACAAAGGTACCAGGCAGCACCCTAGCTGCAATACTGCCTCCAGGGAAAGGGCTGAATGGAGTGACACATGCTGAGCATGTTCTGGTGATAGAGGATGGAGCAGACATTCAGGTGGAATCCTCAAATGGACATATACCAGGTATCACGGCAACCCCCGTGCCTGCTGAGATTACTGGAAACCTAAATTCAAAATCATCTTCTGCCAAAGAAACTCATCTAGCTGCACAAGCTTCACTTTATCATTTGGTGCAACTTAAAGCAGCAAGACAGCAAGAGGGGGCTCAATCTGTATCCCAAGGGAAGATATCTGGGACCCAAAAGGAGAAACCATTGCTCTCAGGGCCAAAAGCAACACTCAAAGGGCAGCTGTTCGAACATCCGGAGAAGGTATTAGCCATTTATAAGGAGAACATTTCCATCCCTGAACAAACCACAGACCAAGAGCAGATATCCTCAGCCCAGCAGGAAATTCCTGTAGCAAAAGAGATGATATTAACCCTCCAGCTCCCATCACTCCCAGAGGACACGCCCAAAAGCCAACAGCAAAGAGTAAACCAGGTCCCATCACTCCCAGAGGACACACAGCCCAAAGGCCAAGAGCAGAGAGTAACCCATCTAAACCAGATACCATCACTCCCAGAGGACACACTGCCCAAAGGCCAAGAGCAGAGAGTAACCCATCTAAATCAGATCCCATCACTTCCAGAGGATATACTGCCCACACACCAAGAGCAGGGAGTTACTTATCTAAACCAGGTCCCATCACTCCCAGAGGACACACTGTCCAAAGGCCAAGAGCAGAGAGTAACCCATCTAAACCAGATCCCATCACTCCCAGAGGACACACTGCCCACACACCAAGAGCAGGGAGTTACTTATCTAAACCAGGCTCCATCACTACCAGAGGACACACTGCCTAAAGGCAAAGAGCAGAGAGTAACCCATCTAAACCAGGCTCCATCACTTCCAGAGGACACACTGCCTAAAGGCAAAGAGCAGAGAGTAACCCATCTAAACCAGGCTCCATCACTCCCAGAGGACACACTGCCCAAAGGCAAAGAGCAGAGAGTAACTCATATAAACCAGGCTCCATCATTCCCAGAGGACACACTGCCCAAAGGCAAAGAGCAGAGAGTAACTCATATAAACCAGGCTCCATCATTCCCAGAGGACACACTGCCCAAAGGCAAAGAGCAGAGAGTAACCCATCTAAACCAGGCTCCATCACTCCCAGAGGACACACTGCCCAAAGGCAAAGAGCAGAGAGTAACCCATCTAAACCAGGCTCCATCACTCCCAGAGGACACACTGCCCAAAGGCAAAGAGCAGAGAGTAACCCATCTAAACCAGATCCCATCACTCCCAGAGGACACACTGTCCAAAGGCCAAGAGAAGACAGTAACCCATCTAAACCAGATCCCATCACTCCCAGAGGATATACTGCCCACATACCAAGAGCAAGGAGTTACTTATCTAAACCAGATCCCATCACTCCCAGAGGACACACTGTCCAAAGGCCAAGAGCAGAGAGTAACCCATCTAAACCAGGCTCCATCACTCCCAGAGGACACACTGCCCAAAGGCAAAGAGCAGAGAGTAACTCATATAAACCAGGCTCCATCACTCCCAGAGGACACACTGCCCAAAGGCAAAGAGCAGAGAGTAACCCATCTAAACCAGGCTCCATCACTCCCAGAGGACACACTGCCCAAAGGCAAAGAGCAGAGAGTAACCCATCTAAACCAGGCTCCATCACTCCCAGAGGACACAATGCCCAAAGGCAAAGAGCAGAGAGTAACCCATCTAAACCAGATCCCATCACTCCCAGAGGACACACTGTCCAAAGGCCAAGAGAAGAGAGTAACCCATCTAAACCAGGTCCCATCACTCCCAGAGGATATACTGCCTACATACCAAGAGCAAGGAGTTACTTATCTAAACCAGATCCCATCACTCCCAGAGGACACACTGTCCAAAGGCCAAGAGCAGAGAGTAACCCATCTAAACCAGGCTCCATCACTCCCAGAGGACACACTGCCCAACGGCAAAGAGCAGAGAGTAACCCATCTAAACCAGGCTCCATCACTCTCAGAGGACACACTGCCCAAAGGCAAAGAGCAGAGAGTAACTCATATAAACCAGGCTCCATCACTCCCAGAGGATACACTGCCCAAAGGCAAAGAGCAGAGAGTAACCCATCTAAACCAGGCTCCATCACTCTCAGAGGACACACTGCCCAAAGGCAAAGAGCAGAGAGTAACTCATATAAACCAGGCTCCATCACTCCCAGAGGATACACTGCCCAAAGGCAAAGAGCAGAGAGTAACCCATCTAAACCAGGCTCCATCACTCCCAGAGGACACACTGCCCAAAGGCAAAGAGCAGAGAGTAACCCATCTAAACCAGGCTCCATCACTCCCAGAGGACACACTGCCCAAAGGCAAAGAGCAGAGAGTAACCCATCTAAACCAGATCCCATCACTCCCAGAGGACACACTGTCCAAAGGCAAAGAGCAGAGAGTAACTCATATAAACCAGGCTCCATCACTCCCAGAGGATACACTGCCCAAAGGCAAAGAGCAGAGAGTAACCCATCTAAACCAGGCTCCATCACTCCCAGAGGACACACTGCCCAAAGGCAAAGAGCAGAGAGTAACCCATCTAAACCAGGCTCCATCACTCCCAGAGGACACACTGCCCAAAGGCAAAGAGCAGAGAGTAACTCATATAAACCAGGCTCCATTCCTCCCAGAGGATACACTGCCCAAAGACAAAGGGAGGATACTATCTACCCAGCAGGAAATCCCCATAGAAAAAGAGCAGATATTAACCCTTCAGCTCCCATCATTCCCAGAAAGAATATTGACTGCAAATTCCAAAGAGGACCTTGACCCAGCTTTTCCTGTTGCTGAAGAAAGCACAGTGGGGCTCGATCCAGAGCAGCAGCCCTTGTTACAAGTAGCAGTTGTGCCAAAAGCAGAGCAGCTCAGGGACAGCCAGCTgcccagcctggctcccctcaaGCAGTCAAGCACAGGGACTGAATCCTATACCACAACCTCTACAACTACAGCCCTGGCAGGTCAGGACAGGAGAATTACAGATGGAGATGGAACAGTCCCCAAGCGGAAGACATGTCACTGCTGCTCAATCATGTGA